In Acidimicrobiales bacterium, a single genomic region encodes these proteins:
- a CDS encoding DUF2652 domain-containing protein codes for MSQQSEANMGGSRATRGVLLLADISGYTGFLQAVANAHGAEMATMTELPAAYPLITSLLDGIVSELVPPFHLSKLEGDAVFAYAADDSFDPRGESVVGTLRGCYADFRDRRDEAVKLMFCDCTACEGLNTLELKFVLHWGNYVVQSIAGHQELLGPDVTMAHLLLKNNVSGVVGCSAYAMLTQAAAQQLDVSVDVSTAHTESFPHYPPIDTHIFTM; via the coding sequence GTGAGCCAACAGTCAGAAGCCAACATGGGCGGTTCTCGTGCGACGAGAGGCGTCCTTCTCCTCGCCGACATCTCGGGTTACACAGGCTTTCTGCAGGCTGTCGCCAATGCCCATGGTGCAGAAATGGCAACCATGACAGAACTGCCGGCGGCGTACCCCCTGATCACCAGCCTGCTCGACGGAATCGTCTCCGAGCTCGTTCCGCCCTTCCATCTGTCCAAGCTGGAGGGCGACGCTGTGTTCGCGTACGCAGCGGACGACTCGTTCGACCCGCGCGGCGAGTCGGTCGTCGGGACGCTCAGGGGCTGCTACGCCGACTTTCGCGACCGCCGGGACGAGGCCGTGAAGCTGATGTTCTGCGACTGCACGGCGTGCGAGGGTCTGAACACGCTGGAGCTGAAGTTCGTGCTGCATTGGGGAAACTACGTCGTGCAGTCGATCGCCGGCCACCAAGAGCTCTTGGGTCCCGACGTGACCATGGCGCACTTGCTGCTCAAGAACAACGTCTCGGGCGTGGTTGGCTGCTCGGCGTACGCGATGCTCACGCAGGCGGCGGCTCAGCAGCTCGACGTTTCCGTCGACGTGTCGACGGCGCACACCGAGAGCTTCCCGCACTACCCGCCGATCGACACCCACATCTTCACGATGTAG